A window from Blastocatellia bacterium encodes these proteins:
- a CDS encoding MBL fold metallo-hydrolase — MIFKQLNAGPCRTYLIASAKTREAVLVDPLLDHVGDYLRMLEQEQWQPVCIIDTHTHADHLSGGAALLDHLNVPYVMHASAKPQCVTERLTDGDTIQVGDLSILCRHTPGHTSDSMTLVVADKLLTGDFLFIGEGGAGRTDLPSGDPGEHFDSLQKLKEFADHFLVFPAHDYHGHTYSTLGQERRTNPRLQFTSREQYVYWLSNLALPPVEWMKDVLNANYACTRDPNAVWIPRDLPACEVKGTISEVEADCPVMTISPEQAHHMLQSGGDTIVVLDVRTEEEYGGELGHIQGAYLLPVQELACRLHELEPYRDKCILTVCRSGVRSAKAARILMQAGFTNVQSVAGGMLEWNRQGYPVNYGEY, encoded by the coding sequence ATGATATTCAAACAACTCAACGCCGGACCATGTCGAACTTACCTGATTGCTTCAGCTAAGACCCGCGAAGCCGTGCTGGTTGATCCGCTGTTGGATCATGTTGGGGATTATTTGAGAATGCTTGAGCAGGAGCAGTGGCAGCCCGTCTGCATTATTGACACTCACACTCATGCCGACCATCTCTCGGGCGGCGCGGCGCTGCTGGATCATCTAAACGTGCCTTATGTGATGCATGCGTCGGCCAAGCCGCAATGTGTCACTGAACGTCTGACAGATGGCGATACCATTCAAGTCGGCGACCTCTCTATCTTGTGTCGGCACACCCCTGGGCATACGTCCGACAGTATGACGCTGGTCGTCGCAGACAAACTGTTGACCGGCGATTTTCTCTTCATCGGCGAAGGCGGCGCCGGTCGGACCGATTTACCATCGGGTGACCCCGGCGAACATTTCGATAGCCTGCAAAAACTCAAAGAATTTGCCGATCACTTTCTGGTCTTTCCCGCTCATGATTATCACGGACACACGTACTCGACGCTTGGACAAGAACGGCGGACCAATCCACGATTGCAATTCACCTCGCGCGAGCAATACGTTTACTGGCTGAGCAATCTGGCGCTTCCACCTGTCGAATGGATGAAGGATGTACTCAACGCCAATTATGCCTGCACACGCGACCCCAACGCCGTCTGGATTCCAAGGGACTTGCCGGCCTGCGAAGTCAAAGGAACAATCAGCGAGGTTGAAGCAGATTGTCCCGTGATGACAATCTCTCCTGAGCAAGCTCACCACATGTTGCAAAGTGGCGGCGATACAATCGTTGTGCTCGATGTTCGGACCGAGGAGGAATACGGGGGCGAGTTAGGACATATTCAAGGGGCCTACCTGCTGCCCGTTCAGGAGCTGGCTTGCCGGTTGCACGAGCTGGAACCTTATCGTGACAAGTGCATCCTGACAGTGTGTCGGAGTGGCGTCCGATCGGCCAAAGCAGCGCGCATCTTGATGCAGGCAGGCTTCACCAATGTTCAGTCTGTTGCCGGTGGAATGCTCGAATGGAACCGACAGGGCTATCCGGTAAATTATGGAGAGTATTAG